The Coleofasciculus sp. FACHB-T130 nucleotide sequence TTCTGAGTTGGTTGCAGAGGCACGATTGGCAGCAAAATCGAAGGCTTGCCTGCGTTCTGCGGCTGGTACGAGGGATAGAATCTGCTCAGCTTCTTGCCGGGTAAAAGGTAGGCGCTTAAAAGTGACATCCGATTCTCTCGCGGATCTTGCTAAAGTGCTGAATGCAAGGTTTTCTCCGATACTCCGCTGCTTCTCTGTCTGCCCTTTTGCTTGATTGACTCGCTCATCGTCACTGCCGAAGACGGGATCGGCTAGCACCGCCACAGCCTTAGCAGCAGGTTTGCGCCCAGCTTGTTCGTGTCTTAACACGGCTAGTGTAGACGCTGAGGGCAGATTGACGATTTCCTAATTGACTAACAGCGGAATATGTGAGGTGGAAGGATTGGCTTTGTTTTCTGTGCTTGCCTGCGTTGGCACTGGTAGCGCGGCAAAGGGGACATACTGCAATGCACCGTCGCTGACAATAACTAATCGTTTCTTATCCAGTTTCCCAGCCACTTGCCCCAAGAGCATCTGGCTGAGTTTGGTTACAACTTCGGTGCTAGCGGGAGCGAGTTCAACCTCAATTCCTCCTCGCTTATCGGTCGGCTTTCGGGTTTCCAAGCTATAGCCAGGAGTGTTCAAAAGTTCATAGAAACCCCGTGCCGTTAACTCAATTTCGGCGCGTTTGGGGAGTTCGTAGCTGGTGATGCTAGTCTTGGTGACAGCCCAAAGATAGCTGCGTTCTTCGCCTAATGAGTATTCCAAAAGCAGCGTATCGTCATCAAGAACCTGCTGCTGAATCTCTGCCAAGGTGAGGGGTTTTGGCTGAGTCAGGGCGGCATAGCGGGGACTGGTGGCTCGGATTTGTGCCTGGGCTTGTCGATACTCTTCTAAGAGATTTTCGCGTTCTCGTTCAATTTTCTCTAGCTGTCCTTTAGTGGGGTTGCTACTGTGTAACTCAACTCGGCGTTTTTCAACAGCATCAAGTTTTTGCTGCAAGGTGCGCTCTTGTTCCAGCTGTTTTGGCTCGACTCCTTGCCGAATATTAGCGTTAGCCTCTGTTAGGAGTTCCAAAAGACTCCGGGCACGAGCGCGTTCCGAGGCGTGCAGTGCCAGAGCATCGTACCCAATATAAGGCTCTTTTTTGTGCAACTGCATCAGCACGTCGATGTAGAACTGGTAGTAATTCTGCACGGAGGCAAAGTAGGAAGTACGCAGTTCTGGGCTGGTGACTCTGGTGCGTATGTCCTCAACAATTTTGATGGCGGCTTCGATTTGGGTACGGGCTGCGTTGAGATTGCCCTTGTCGCGTTGTGTAATCGCAACCTCATAGAGTGTATATGCTTCCTCCGTGCGATCGCCCATCAACCGCCGTAGTGCTAGTTCCCGATCATAGGTTGAAAGCGCTTTTTCGTACTGCTTCAACGCATTGTAAACCTTGCCCAGGTTCCGCAAGGCGTTGGCTTCTGCTAGGCGAGTCCCCACCTTCCGGTGCCCAGTCACTGCCTTTTGCGTGGCTTCCAGTGCTTTGGGATAATCTCCCGATGCCAAATACACCCTGCCGCTCATAACGAAGGACATGGCTTCCCAAAAGCTGTCCTTCTGTTGGTGCGACAGTGAAAGTAATTGTTTAGTAGCATCAAGCGCCTTGGGATAATCCTTTAATAACTCGTAGGCTCTAACTATAGAAGTGAGTATCCTGGATTGGCGCGAAAAATCGTTATTTTCTCTTGCCAGAGTTAGCGCTTGGTTGTGATAGTCAAGCGACTTCTTATAAACTTTCGCTTCTTGGTAGACAAAGCCAATGTCGTCAAGGGTTGAAGCTTGCCTGGTGCGATCGCCAATGCTTTTAAATATCTCTAGTGCTTTGGTGTTTGTATCGATACTGAGCTGATAATCTCCTAGCGACTTGTAGACTCCAGCGATGCTATTAAGGGTGACGGCTTCTTGAGTGCGATCGTTCACCCGACGCTGGATATCGAGCGCTTGGTTGTATAAGTCGAGCGCTTGTTGCGGCTTACCCATTGAATTATGGATATCAGCAATGTTACGGAGGGTAAAAGCTTCTCTAGCGGGAGCGGGAATGGCACGCCACAACACGAGCGCTTGGTTTAATGCATCGAGGGCTTTGTGCATTTCCCCTAATTGGTTGTAGACATAGCTGACTGAGCTGAGGACTGTCGCTTCCCCAAATCGGTTTCCCGCCTTTTGCAAAAGCGATCGCGCTTGGTTATAAAAGTCCAGCGCTTTGGAATAATCGCCAAATCCTGATGAGGCGTAGGTGCTAGCGATACCTGAGAGAATCCCAGCTTGCTGAGAAAGGTTGAAGGTTAAACCTGTTCCAGATAGATTTTCCTGTGCTGCTTGTTGGAGTTCCAGCGCTTGGTTATAGGAGTTCAACGCCTTCTGATGCTCGCCCAATGAGTAGTTGAGCAAGCCAATTTGGCTGAGGATATCCGCTTGCCCAGCCAAATCCTTCCTTTCTTGTTGGATTTTTAGTGCTTGTTCATAAGATTCAAGCGCCTGTTGCGATTCGCCCAAGTTGATGTAGCTCAGACCGATATTCTGAAGTGTTTGGACTTGTGCGGCAGTATCCTTCTCGGCACGTTGGATTACCAGCGCTCGATTGTAAAAGCCGAGGCTTGATTGAGTTTCGCCTAGTTTAAAGTAGACATCACCAATGTTGTTCAGCGTAATAGCTTCACGAGAGGGTTGTTTCTCAGCTTGAAACAGCGACAGGGCTTGATTGTGATGTTTGAGCGCTTCTTGCATTTTGCCCAAGCTGTAGTAAACATTGCCGAGAGAATCGAGCAGGGAAGCTTCCCCAACGTTGGTGGCTACAAGTGCTTGCTTATACGAGTCGAGCAGTTTTTGTTGGTCGTCCGAGTTGGAGCCAGCATTATCGGTAGAGGCGCGAGCGATCGCGTCCTGAAGGCGGTTTTTCAACTCGCGCCTGACAGCTAACCCCCGCTCGAAATAGTCCAGCGCCTTCTGAGGCTCGTCTTGGTCAACATCGTAGATGGTACCGATGAGAGAAAGAGTCAGTGCTTCCCAACTGCGAACCCGATACGGCGGAGCCTCGTCAACCGCCAATTGCTGCCAAATAGAGAGTGCTTCTTCGTATTTGGCAAGCGCTTGTTGCTGAGATTCTACCGTTCCTTGGTTTTCTAGTTGCTGTCCTTGCTTTATCAGCTGCTCTGCCCGTGCATAGGCTTGTTGCTTATCAGTAGTCGTTGCATTTTGCGAGGAAGTCGCTGGCTGTTGGGCAATTGAAACGCTGGGTGCCTGTGCCGCCACTGATGACAACAATAGAACAGCTACAAATAACGCCAAACATACGATAGATAGAAGCTGAAAACGATATAGGAAGTAACAATAAGAGCGATCGCCACTCAATCAACTGCCGTTTGCTACGCTTAGCCATGCCTACACCCTCACGCTCAAAATCGCCACTACTCTAACCGATGGTGCGCTGTCAAAATCTACACGTAGGAGATGCGATAAATCGTATCTTTACAAGTCCGCTCTCGTCAGGCTTTGTCTGTCTAGCACCATTTAGCCTGAGTGCGATAAGAGCGATCGCGAAAGCTCACTCATTCTCTGTTAGCTTGAAGTCATGCTGCTAACTGTTAATATGTTGCGGCACTACCAACGTTGTAGTCGCCGGTCTTTTCTCGATTTATATGGAGATCCTACCCAGCAGGATTTTCAAAGTGATTTTCGCGCCAAATTGCAACAGGATCGGTATGCTCTCCAGCAAACCGTTCTGGCGGGACAGACTTATCACAAACCCAATTACGCTTGGGGAGATTGGCACGCTGGTGCGAATGCCACCATTGCCTTGATGCAAGAAGGCGTTGAGCTAATTTACCGAGGCGTGCTTCTGAAAGAGGAAGGAGTAGGGATAAAGGATGAATCCTTCTTGCACCTTCCGAAGACAGTGACCCTCGTGAGTTGTCCTGATTTCTTGGTTAAACAACCCGGACAATCAAACTTTGGCGATTGGATTTACGTTCCCAGTGACATTCATTTAGGTCGGCGTCCTAAGCTGGAATATCAAACGGTTGCAGCTTTTCACGCCCATCTACTGGCATCTGTTCAGGGCGTTATGCCGGATACGGTTTGGCTGCAATTACGGGAAAAAAAGGCTTATGCAGTCAATTTGAGTAAATGGGTGCCGATGATGCAGGCACTTGTAGAGGAGTGTATCGAAATGCTCCTGTCTCGGCAAGAGCCAGAGGTGTTCATTACCCGTCAGCGGTGCAATCTTTGCCCTTGGTTAAATCACTGCTATGCGATCGCGCAAGAACAGCAACATCTCTCTTTGATTCCGGGTGTAACGCCGAGTCGCTATCAGCATTTGCAGACGCTTGAACTGACGAGTCGGGAGTCTCTGGCAGGTGTCAGTCCAGCTTTTTTGGAGCCAGTTTTGGGAGAGGAAGTCGCGCAACAGCTAGTACAGCAAGCGCAATCAGTAGTGGAGAATCGGGCGATGCTTCTGGAGAAACCCTTTGCGATCGCTAAAACCACTCAAACAGCAGAATGGGTGATGGACAATCCATCTTCTCTCCTTTCACCTATCGAACTTTACTTTGATATTGAAGCAGAACCGTCGCTAGAACTGGATTATCTGCTGGGAGTTTTAGTGGTAGACCGTCAAGCTAATACAGAAACGTTTTATCCTTTCTTAGCAGAACAACCCAGCGACGAAGAATTGGTTTGGCAGCAATTTTTAGATTTGGTTTGGACTTATCCTCAGGCTCCCATTTTCCATTTCTGCGACTACGAAATCCTGACGATGAAGCGGCTGGCTAAATGCTACAACACCCCGCTGGAGAGGCTACGTCCGGTGCTATCGCGCTTTGTGGATATCCACGAGTGGGTAACAGGGATGGTGACACTGCCCGTCGAAAGTTATGCTTTAAAAGCGATCGCGCATTGGTTGGGTTTTGAGTGGCGCGATGCGGGGGCGAATGGGCAAGTGTGTATCTATTGGTACGATCAATGGTTAAAAACACGCGATCGCACTTTCCTCGACGCCATTCTGCGCTACAACGAGGATGATTGCCGCGCTACCCGTCACCTTAAAGACTGGCTGGTAGACTTTATACAGGATGCGGCTCATTTGGATGCACGGGAGTAATCTTCCAACACCAAATTTTTCCAATTCAACTCTCTTATAACCTTCTCTTAAAAAAATCTTATTTTTATGATGATACGGTGCTGGTGTAAATGGCTTAATTTAACACTGGCAATCATGAGCAAGATCGATAAATTTTTTACATCTTTCTGTTTTATTGGTGGATTAACCGCTGCAATTCTGACAGCACATCCCGCTCAGGCATTCAAAATAACCGGCGTTGATTACTTAGGACAATTCACTTTTTCGACTGGTTTTTCATTTCAGGGAACTGAATTGGGAGGGCTATCAGGAATTACTTACGATGCCAGTAAAGACGTTTATTACAGTATTTCTGATGACCGGAGTGAAAAGGCACCAGCTCGGTTTTATACCCTCAAAATTGATATTTCTCAGGGTTCTTTAAAGCAGGGGGGAGTAACTCCTGTAGACGTAACAACCTTGTTGAATGTAAACAATCAACCTTTTGCTCCTTTAAGTCTTGACTCCGAAGGGATTGCCTTAAGTAGCAAGGGAAGTCTATTTATCTCTTCTGAAGGAGATGCGAACCAATTAATTAATCCTTTCGTCAATGAATTTTCTTTGGCAGGTCAGCAACTTCAAACCCTGCCAGTTCCTCAGAAGTTTTTACCAACAGCGGCTAAAGATAGCGGGATTCGCAATAATTTAGCCTTTGAAAGCTTGACGCTTACCCCTGACCAAAAGTATTTGTTTACAGCTACAGAAAATGCCTTGGTTCAGGATGGTGCTGTCGCTGACATCAAGGTGGCAAGTCCTTCGCGAATCTTAAAATATAACCTCGTAACTGGGAAGCCGGAACAGGAATTTTTATACGTTACCGATCCAGTTGCCGCAGCACCCAATCCTGTTAATAGTTTCAAGACCAATGGTTTAGTAGATTTGTTAGCAGTGAATGAAGATACGTTTCTTAGCTTAGAACGGTCTTTTTCTACTGGAGTGGGGAACACAATCAAGCTGTTTGAGGTGTCTTTAGAAAAGGCAACCGATATTAGCAGTATTAACAGTCTCAGTGCAATCAACCTCAACACTATCAAACCAGCTCAGAAAAAACTGCTGCTTGATTTTGAGAAGTTAGGTGTGACGCTCGATAATATTGAAGGTTTGACTTTTGGCCCTGATTTGGCGGATGGGCGAAAGTCGCTGATTGTAGTTAGCGATAACAACTTTAGCCCGATTCAGTTTACCCAGGTACTCGCCTTTGGAATTGGCACCAAATCAGCGGCGCATCGTTCTGTCCCGGAACCTTCGGCACTCACAGGCTTGGTATTTGCAGCACTTGTGAGCATTAAAGTCAAGCGCCACATTCATAGTTAATCCGGACAATATCGCGCTAAAATGCAAAGACGCCAAATGAAGCAACGTTTTAGCGTCTTTGCGCCTTGGCACGAGACCAAAAAAGCCGTGTCTACCCCACCATTCGAAAGGGAATGAAAAAAAGGGGTTGACAAATCCAACGAGACTCGACATAATCGTTAATGGCTCGGAAAACAAGGGACTGTAGTTCAATTGGTTAGAGCACCGCCCTGTCACGGCGGAAGTTGCGGGTTCGAGCCCCGTCAGTCCCGTAAAAAGTAGTAGAAAAGTTAGTAGGGGTTAGGTGTTGAAACCTGCCCCTACAATTATTAGCAGCTACAACTAGCAGCTACAACAAATATAGAAACCTTTTGAGAGAATCTGCTGTGACCGTTAGAGTTCGGATTGCACCAAGTCCTACTGGGAACTTACATATTGGGACGGCGAGAACCGCTGTATTTAACTGGCTGTTTGCTCGCCATCATGGCGGCGAGTTCATCCTGCGAATTGAAGACACCGATGAAGCGCGATCGCGCCCCGAATATACTCAAAACATCCTTGATGGTCTGAAATGGATGGGAATGACCTGGGATGAGGGGCCATTTTTTCAATCCAAGCGCCTCGACCTGTACCGCAAAGCCATTCAAACTCTCGTAGATAAGGGCTATGCTTATCGCTGCTACACCAGCGAAGCCGAACTAGACGAATTGCGGACAGCGCAAGCGGCAAGAAAAGAGGCTCCCCGTTATGACAACCGCCATCGGAACTTGACGCCAGAACAACAAGCGGCTTTTGAAGCCGAAGGGCGTCGTCCGGTGCTTCGCTTCAAAATTGATGATGACCGGGAGATCTCCTGGAACGATCTGGTACGCGGCAAAGTTAGCTGGAAAGCCAGCGACCTCGGCGGCGATATGGTGATTGCTCGTGCCTCAGACGATTCAGTGGGTCAGCCGCTGTACAATTTGGCAGTGGTGGTGGATGACATTGATATGCGGATCACCCATGTCATCCGGGGAGAAGACCATATTGCGAACACAGCTAAGCAAATTTTGCTCTACGAGGCACTGGGAAGTGCAATCCCGGAATTTGCCCATACGCCATTGATTTTGAACAAGGAAGGCAAAAAGCTCTCGAAGCGGGATGGCGTCACTTCCATTTCCGACTTCCAGCAAATGGGCTACACGCCTGAAGCCTTGGCGAATTACATGACATTGTTGGGATGGACGCCCCCGGATTCCACTAAGGAAATCTTTACTCTGCCAGAAGCGGCTCAACAGTTCGGCTTTGAGCGCGTCAATAAGGCAGGGGCAAAATTTGACTGGGATAAGCTGAATTGGCTTAACAGTCAGTATCTGCACAAGATGCCGATAGATGAGCTATTAAATCAGCTGATTCCCTACTGGCAGGCGGCTGGATACGAATTTGACCCGATCAGCGATCGCCCTTGGTTAGAGCAGTTAACCAGCCTGCTGAGTGCCAGCCTGACGCGCTTGCAGGATGCAGTCGAGATGAGCCGGATATTCTTTAGCCAAAGCGTAGCCTACAGCGAAGAGGGACTGACTCAGTTGCAGCAGGACGGCACCGAAACCGCTTTGCAGGCGATTTTGGACGCCCTGGAAAATCATCAAACTTTGACAGCAGAGGGTGCCCAAGACATCATCAAACAGCTGACCAAGGAGAAGAATCTGAAGAAAGGATTAGTGATGCGAAGTTTCCGCGCAGCTCTAACCGGCGATTTGCATGGTCCTGATTTGATTCAATCTTGGTTGATCCTGAATCAGCGGGGTCTGGACAAGCTACGTTTACAGCAAGCCCTAGAAAAGTAAACTGAAAATCTTCTTTCTTTTTCTTTTGCAAGCCTTCTCAAGCTCAGCCTGAGAAGGCTTTTGGCTTCTTCTTTGGAACTTCTTATGGGATACTATCGTCACTGCTACAACTAGAGCCGTTACATAATCGGTAACAAGGTGCCGTTTTTGGAAGTGAGGATGTACAAACCCGTACCCAATTTAGGGGAAAAATCGGTAGGAAAGTCCCTCTGGGCAGGCATCACAACCATAGCCCTGATGGCGGTAGGAGTGTTGAGCCTTTCGAGGGTGCAAGCCCAATCCGTACAATCCCCGCCCATATTCGAGAATGTCACCCTCGGTCCCCGGTTTTCGCCCGATCCGTTGACGATTCGGGGTATCAGTGGCGGCGAAATAGCGGCCCAAAAAATTGCAGGTCGCAGCGAAACCGCTACCGGGCCATGTGTTGGTTTTACGGACGATAAGCCCGATCACACTGTAGTTTTAACTTCGTTTTTCAACTTTCTATCCATCCAAGTGCAAAGCCCAGAAGACACTACCCTCGTGATCAAGGGACCTGGTGGCAGCTGGTGCAATGATGAGTATGAAGGCAAAAACCCTGGCATTGCTGGTCAGTGGCAGCCGGGAACTTACGGAATTTGGGTGGGATCTTACGATAAAAGTAAATTCAACCCCTACATTATCAAAATTACTGAAGTCAACTTACTCAATCCTGGCCCCTTCCGGCGTTAATTACTTGCTGCTTGCTACCAGCTGCCACCAGCACCGCCACCATCACTGCTGCCGCCGCCAAAATCGCTGCTACTGCTGCTATAACTACTGCCACTGTCATAACTACAACTACTGCTGCTAGTATCGGAAGTGCTAGTGCTGCTGTTGGAAATCCAGCTAGTGCTAGAACGGCGAACGCTATTCCTCTGAGTGCTGCTAGGACGAGGAGGTAGGCGAGGAATTTTTGTCTCAATTTGCCGCTGATAAGAGCAACAGTGGCAATTGTGAGTAAACAGGCGTATCCCTTGGCTGTACTCTGTTGCCGATCGCGTAACCTGCGATGTGCATTGGACGGTCAATTCATGACAGGTGGGGCAAGTGCTAAATTGCCTTGAGTTCAGAATGTATGCACGGATGTGGATTCCCAGACTAGAGGTTTGTTGGCAACCGTTGGGACATTGCCAGCCGATAAATTTGACGCTACCTAGGTTCTGAGCTGCTCGCTCAGGTTTCCTAAGATGGAATTGGAGTATATTCCAGTCCATTTGTTGCATGGGATATCGGCAATCAGCGCAATGGGTGGGGCGAGTTGAGCCGATTACTCGCGATCGCCCGGTTGGTTCGATGAAAACTGTATGGCGCGAGGGAGTTAGGCAAGGAAGCGTTTCCTTAACTTCCTCGTTATAGGAACAACAGTGGCATTCTTTGGCAACCAGTTGCTTACCTTCTCTATTCCATGTAGGTTGTTCCAAAATAGCTTTGATTGTCTGGGTGACGGTCAATTCCTGACAGGTGAGGCAAGTGTTAAATTGTTGTGAGTCCAGAATGTAAGCACAAATGTGAATTGTCTGCCCAGTTAGTTGCGGATAACACTTGAGACACTGCCAGCCTTCAAATCTGACGCTGCCTAACTTTTGCGCTACTTGCTCAGCTTGGCTGAGATAAGGCTGGAGTGCGATCGCATCCAGTTTTTGCATCTGCTTTTTGCAAGTAGCGCAATGCCAGGGATGAGTGTCGCCACTGTCACCTTCTATGCGCGATCGCCCTGTCGGTTCGAGCAAAATCCCACTGCGAGGACGACGCACATAAGCAACTGTCCCTAGAATCAACACTAATACACCGCCAACACCCGCTAGTGGGTAAACCACTCCTACAACGCTAGCAGTTGTAGTCGGAACGCTAGCAGGTGCAGCCGGAATGCTGACAGGTGGAGTCGGAACGCCAGCAGGAGTTGGCAGTTCACCCGCTCTCAACTCTACAATCAGTGCTTGCGTTCCCGCCAGGGTGCCACCGTTAAAGTCGCCCTGCTTAAATCGCGGCGTGATTTCTTGTTGGATAATTTTGTTAACACGCGCATCGGGGAGAATCGACTCGATACTGTAACCCGTTTCGATTTCTACGCGACGTTCCCCCTGAGAAATTAGTAACAGCACCCCGTTGTCCTGCCCTTTCTTGCCAATGCGCCAATAATTAAATAGCGACGTAGCGAACGCCTTGGGAGTAGCAGAAGGTGAAGTCTCTGGCACCGTCACTACCGCGATTTCAGTGCTATTTTTTGCCTCTAAATCTGAGATGATCTGGTTGAGTTGTGCTTCCGTCGCCGGACTGAGCATATCCGCCATGTCTGTCACCCAGCCACCATTAATTTGCCGAGGATTGGGAACTTCCTGAACGGTTAAAGCCTTGCTGACGACTGGGAAGGCAGCAACGGCGAAACTCGCAAAACCAGCAAGAGCAATTTGTTTGAGCATAAGCGATCGCAACTCAACAACTGTAATGGGTGCCATCACCTCTAGAATGTCTCAGGTGGATCGGCAATTCGGTTCACTCTTTTGCTCAGTTTTTGGCTCACTGTTCGGGGCGATGATGGGAAGGGTGTTGGTAGCATCCCCTGTGTTAGCATTGCCAACGCGATGGAGGCAGAGCCGAAAAGCTAAATTACAAGTAAATTACAAGCGCTGTAGAGTTAAAATTCAGGATAACGGTTGTGGCTTTTAAAATTGGATTACTGGGACTGGGGACAGTCGGCACGGGTACGGCACAAATTTTGCTAGATCCGCAAGGGCGTCATCCGCTGCTGCAAGAAATAGAAGTTTATCGGGTGGGAGTGCGATCGCTAGATAAGCCTCGACTCGTAGAAATGTCAGAAAGCTTGCTGACGACCGATTTGGAATCGATTGTCACCGACCCCCATGTGGATATTGTGGTCGAGGTGATGGGAGGCTTAGAACCGGCGCGATCGCTCATCCTCAAAGCGATCGCCAATGGTAAGCACGTTGTCACGGCAAACAAGGCGGTGATTTCTCGCTACGGCGATGAAATTTTTACGGCGGCGAATCAAGCAGGCGTCTATGTGATGCTAGAGGCAGCCGTTGGGGGCGGTATCCCGGTGATTCAACCCCTGAAGCAGGCGCTGAGTGTCAACCGGATTCATTCGGTGACTGGCATTGTCAATGGCACCACGAATTACATCCTCAGTCGGATGCAAACCGAGGGGGGTGAATTTAGCGAGATTCTGGCAGATGCCCAGCAGTTGGGCTATGCAGAAGCCGATCCAACGGCTGATGTAGATGGTTTAGATGCTGCTGACAAGATGGCGATTTTGGCTTCCTTAGCGTTTGGGGGACGCATCAAGCTGCCAGAAATTTACTGTGAAGGAATTTCTAAGGTCAGCGCCGCCGATATTGCCTATGCGGAAAAACTCGGCTTTACGATCAAATTATTAGCGATCGCTAAACAAGATTTACCGGCATCGGAGAAAGGGACTTCTCTACAAGTCAGAGTTCATCCGACTCTCGTACCCAAAACTCACCCGCTTGCCAGTATTAGCGGCGTCTATAACGCAATTCTCGTAGAAGGCGAACCGATTGGGCAGGTGATGTTTTACGGACGAGGGGCGGGTTCCGGGCCTACTGCCAGCGCCGTTGTCTCGGATATTTTAAATATTGCTGCCATTTTGAAAAGTGGTGGAGATGCTGCCAAACTGCATCCCCTATTAAGCTGTTCCCATCAAGATTACTGCGCGATCGCCCCGATGGAGGAGCTAGTTACGCGGTTTTACGCTCGTTTCTTGACACGGGATCGTCCGGGCGTTATTGGTAAGTTGGGCACCAGTTTCGGCAATTACCAGGTGAGTCTTGAATCTGTGGTGCAAACTGGTATCCACGGCGAACTTGCCGAAATTGTCGTCGTGACTCACGATGTCCGGGAAGGGAACTTTCGACAAGCCCTGGATGAAATTCGCACGTTAGATACGATAGACAGTATTCCCAGCATTTTGCGAGTTTTGTGAGGAGACAAGTGGCGAAAGGTGTAGAGAGGCGAATTAATACAGCTTCCCTAAAATACAGCGATCGCTCCTGTTTTATCCGCTTTGGTTTAAGCGCAGCGGTGCGTCAGCGCGGGGGTTGGGGGAATCTCAAATATGGCATCAAAAAAGCGAATGGATATTGCGATCGCATCTTAGAAATGTTAGGAAAAAAGCAAAAATTCAGTTTTTTCTTCCTCCTTCCGGTTTCTTTTTGCCTTTTTTCAGCGGTATTTTCAAAATCCTCTGTAGCTGAAGACATTCTCGCTGTACCTACCCTTTTATCGCCTCCTGCAACTGAGGGGAAGGGTGACAAACAAATGTGCCCACCGCCAGTTTTAGAACGCTTGATTCGCCACAAAGTTGCCGCTGGTGAAACTTTAGAAAGTATTGCCAGCCAATACAATCTCATTCCTACTACTTTGATCGGCATCAATCCGTCTTTGCGACAAGGCAAAGCACCCGTAGGGGCAGAAATTTTGATTCCGCCTTACAATGGCATTCGCGTCGAAGTTCCGGCTAGGAAAACTTGGCAAGATGTAGCCAAAACCTACCGAATTCGTGCCGATGTACTCTATGAGGCGAACGGTTGCCAGAAAAATCCTAGAGTTGTATTCATCCCTGGGGTAAATTGGTCGCCTGCAAGTCTGGCTGGACGTAACAACCGAAAACTAGCCCATTATCCCTTACCCGCAACGACAGCGATCGCACTGGGTTATGGTTGGCAGCTAAATCCTCGAAGCAATCAAGTTGCTTTTCACAGCGGTATCGATCTGTTGGCAGAAGTCGGGACACCCGTGCTAGCAGTGGATAAGGGAACTGTAGCCTTTATTGGCGATCGCGG carries:
- the gltX gene encoding glutamate--tRNA ligase, which produces MTVRVRIAPSPTGNLHIGTARTAVFNWLFARHHGGEFILRIEDTDEARSRPEYTQNILDGLKWMGMTWDEGPFFQSKRLDLYRKAIQTLVDKGYAYRCYTSEAELDELRTAQAARKEAPRYDNRHRNLTPEQQAAFEAEGRRPVLRFKIDDDREISWNDLVRGKVSWKASDLGGDMVIARASDDSVGQPLYNLAVVVDDIDMRITHVIRGEDHIANTAKQILLYEALGSAIPEFAHTPLILNKEGKKLSKRDGVTSISDFQQMGYTPEALANYMTLLGWTPPDSTKEIFTLPEAAQQFGFERVNKAGAKFDWDKLNWLNSQYLHKMPIDELLNQLIPYWQAAGYEFDPISDRPWLEQLTSLLSASLTRLQDAVEMSRIFFSQSVAYSEEGLTQLQQDGTETALQAILDALENHQTLTAEGAQDIIKQLTKEKNLKKGLVMRSFRAALTGDLHGPDLIQSWLILNQRGLDKLRLQQALEK
- a CDS encoding esterase-like activity of phytase family protein, whose protein sequence is MSKIDKFFTSFCFIGGLTAAILTAHPAQAFKITGVDYLGQFTFSTGFSFQGTELGGLSGITYDASKDVYYSISDDRSEKAPARFYTLKIDISQGSLKQGGVTPVDVTTLLNVNNQPFAPLSLDSEGIALSSKGSLFISSEGDANQLINPFVNEFSLAGQQLQTLPVPQKFLPTAAKDSGIRNNLAFESLTLTPDQKYLFTATENALVQDGAVADIKVASPSRILKYNLVTGKPEQEFLYVTDPVAAAPNPVNSFKTNGLVDLLAVNEDTFLSLERSFSTGVGNTIKLFEVSLEKATDISSINSLSAINLNTIKPAQKKLLLDFEKLGVTLDNIEGLTFGPDLADGRKSLIVVSDNNFSPIQFTQVLAFGIGTKSAAHRSVPEPSALTGLVFAALVSIKVKRHIHS
- a CDS encoding tetratricopeptide repeat protein, whose translation is MAAQAPSVSIAQQPATSSQNATTTDKQQAYARAEQLIKQGQQLENQGTVESQQQALAKYEEALSIWQQLAVDEAPPYRVRSWEALTLSLIGTIYDVDQDEPQKALDYFERGLAVRRELKNRLQDAIARASTDNAGSNSDDQQKLLDSYKQALVATNVGEASLLDSLGNVYYSLGKMQEALKHHNQALSLFQAEKQPSREAITLNNIGDVYFKLGETQSSLGFYNRALVIQRAEKDTAAQVQTLQNIGLSYINLGESQQALESYEQALKIQQERKDLAGQADILSQIGLLNYSLGEHQKALNSYNQALELQQAAQENLSGTGLTFNLSQQAGILSGIASTYASSGFGDYSKALDFYNQARSLLQKAGNRFGEATVLSSVSYVYNQLGEMHKALDALNQALVLWRAIPAPAREAFTLRNIADIHNSMGKPQQALDLYNQALDIQRRVNDRTQEAVTLNSIAGVYKSLGDYQLSIDTNTKALEIFKSIGDRTRQASTLDDIGFVYQEAKVYKKSLDYHNQALTLARENNDFSRQSRILTSIVRAYELLKDYPKALDATKQLLSLSHQQKDSFWEAMSFVMSGRVYLASGDYPKALEATQKAVTGHRKVGTRLAEANALRNLGKVYNALKQYEKALSTYDRELALRRLMGDRTEEAYTLYEVAITQRDKGNLNAARTQIEAAIKIVEDIRTRVTSPELRTSYFASVQNYYQFYIDVLMQLHKKEPYIGYDALALHASERARARSLLELLTEANANIRQGVEPKQLEQERTLQQKLDAVEKRRVELHSSNPTKGQLEKIERERENLLEEYRQAQAQIRATSPRYAALTQPKPLTLAEIQQQVLDDDTLLLEYSLGEERSYLWAVTKTSITSYELPKRAEIELTARGFYELLNTPGYSLETRKPTDKRGGIEVELAPASTEVVTKLSQMLLGQVAGKLDKKRLVIVSDGALQYVPFAALPVPTQASTENKANPSTSHIPLLVN
- a CDS encoding TM0106 family RecB-like putative nuclease, which codes for MLLTVNMLRHYQRCSRRSFLDLYGDPTQQDFQSDFRAKLQQDRYALQQTVLAGQTYHKPNYAWGDWHAGANATIALMQEGVELIYRGVLLKEEGVGIKDESFLHLPKTVTLVSCPDFLVKQPGQSNFGDWIYVPSDIHLGRRPKLEYQTVAAFHAHLLASVQGVMPDTVWLQLREKKAYAVNLSKWVPMMQALVEECIEMLLSRQEPEVFITRQRCNLCPWLNHCYAIAQEQQHLSLIPGVTPSRYQHLQTLELTSRESLAGVSPAFLEPVLGEEVAQQLVQQAQSVVENRAMLLEKPFAIAKTTQTAEWVMDNPSSLLSPIELYFDIEAEPSLELDYLLGVLVVDRQANTETFYPFLAEQPSDEELVWQQFLDLVWTYPQAPIFHFCDYEILTMKRLAKCYNTPLERLRPVLSRFVDIHEWVTGMVTLPVESYALKAIAHWLGFEWRDAGANGQVCIYWYDQWLKTRDRTFLDAILRYNEDDCRATRHLKDWLVDFIQDAAHLDARE